Genomic DNA from Thiosocius teredinicola:
TTCAGACAGTTGTACGAGCATGCCGAGGTTATAACCGAAGCCCCAGCTGTCGCCCTGGACCACCACGTGACCATCGGCCTGCCCGGGGAACACCGCACCCAGGCCGCCACCTAGGCCGCCATCAGCCAGGGGTATGAGGTTGAGTGCGCCGAAGTCGATCGCGTTGGTGAACTCGCCCTCGAGGTACATCGCACTTATGCCGGCCGACAGGCTGACCTTGTCGCTTGCCTTATAGGCGATCGAGGGGTTGATGTTGATCGTTTTGACCTCTGACTTGATCGCGTGGTAGCGGCCGACCCAGTCGTCGTCGTACTCGGTCTTGAGGCCGAACGGGGCGTTGATCGCCAAGCCGACCCACACGCGGTCATTCAACTGGTGCGTGATATAGCCGTGTGGCACGGGGGCCAGCTCGCTCGCGTCGCCGCCGTCACTTCCTGTGATCGCAGCACCCCCCAACAACGGTGAGAACGTCGTCCCCTCGTTGTTGAACTCGGTCTGTGGCAGGATCAGGTGTACCGCGCCGCCGGCATTCGTGCCGGGTAGGCGGGTCATACCGGCGGGGTTGAAATACAGCGTGTCTACCGATTGTGCGGTTGCCGCCGCCCCTGCGTAGGCCGTTCCCATGTCAGAAACGCTTTGTTCGATGAGCGCAAAACCGGCCGCCTGGGTCAGCTGCGAGCAGCTCAGGCCGACGGTGCCGGCGACGAAAAGGGTCTTGATGGACGGATGGGCTCGCAGGGTCTGCGCCATAGACAACTCTCCTTGAATCAACTGAGGTAACCGCAGGTCTGATGAGTAATTTTTTGTGCCTGCTTAGGCCGAGAGGCTAGGCTATAAACGAAAGAAAAGCTAGCTGTACAACCGTCTGAATATGGACGCGTGTCCGAGTGCGAGGTTCGCAGTTCACCGTGAAATGTCCCGGCAGACTTTGCAGTATTAACTGGCTATAATATAAAACTCGCTTATCGAACCACTGAGAGTATTTGAGCTATGGCCGACCGTCGGTTGCAAGTCTTCCATACAGTCGCGCGCCTGCTTAGCTTTACTAAGGCTGCCGAGACCCTGCACATGACGCAACCCGCCGTGACCTTCCAGGTTCGGCAGTTGGAGGAATATTTCAACACCCGCTTGTTCGACCGTACGCATAACCGTATCAGCCTCACCGAGGCCGGCGCGCGCGTCTATGAGTACGCTGACAAGATCTTCGAGTTGTACGGCGAGATGGAAAACGCGGTGCGCGAGATGACCGGTGAGATCAGTGGTTCACTGACGATCGGAGCGAGCACGACGATCGCCGAATATATGTTGCCCGCGCTGCTGGGTGATTTTCGCGCCAAATATCCGGACGTGAGCATTCATCTCAAGGTCGCCAATACCGACGGCATCGTATCGATGGTCGAGAACAACACCATCGACCTGGGCGTTGTCGAGGCGCCGGTCAGCAACAAGAACCTGGTGGTCGACGAGTGTCGCCGCGATAACCTGGTCGCCATCGTGCCCCCTGGTCATCCCAAGGCGGGGCGCAAGCAGATCTCGCTGGATGAGTTGCTGGAGTACCCGTTCATCTGCCGCGAAGAGGGTTCGGGTACGCGCGAGGTCATCGCCGAGCACATGAACCAGAACTCCAACTGCCAGCGCTGCATGGATGTCGCCATGGAACTGGGTAGCCCCGAGGCGGTTAAGGGTGCCGTCGAAGCCGGCATGGGCATCTCAGTGGTTTCCAATGCGACGATCCAGAAAGAACTGCGCCTGGGTACCCTGGTCGCCATCGATCTGGATCCACCGCTCGAGCGTCCTTTCTCTTTCGTGCACCAGAAACAGAAGTTCCGCGTGCGTGTCATGGAAGAACTCCTGGATTTCGCACGCGCTTACTGCGAAGAGCATCGCGACAGCTAGGTGCCGGTCGGCGTTGCGCCCGATCGGGTTCCCGATATGCTGCCACCCAAGCGAATGACATCCGGCCCTCAGCAACGACTGCTGAAGTTGTTCAAGCGACTGGCGCCGGCGCAGCAGGAGTGTTTGCTGAACTACGCCGAGTTTCTCACGCAGCAGGCCCCGCATGAGCACACTGGTGGCCGCAGCGTCGAGCGCATGGAGCCGTTGGATATACCGCGGCCCGATGCGGAGTCCGTGATCGGTGCGATCCGGCGCCTGTCTGAAACTTTTCCCATGCTCGACAAGAACGATCTGTTCCATGAAACCTCGGAATTGATGACAGCGCATGTCATGCAGGGTCGTTCGGCGAACGAGGTGATTGACGAATTGGAGATAATCTTCCGTCGTCACTACGAGCGCATACAATCGACATCCGAACAAGAAGGGTAGGCTGGGCGAGAACGACGTTCTGAATGTCGTCGCATGCGTCGTCGCGTTACTATCCAGATCTAATGATGTTTGCCGGATGCGTCGGCAGTTTGTTACCGTCCGGTGGCTGGGCACGATGTCCCGGGGCCCTGAAGAGCAACGCTATGCGACTTATCACAGACTGGTTCAAGCGCACCTTCTCCGATCCACAGATCGTGTTTCTGACGTTGGTGCTGGCGATCGGTTTTGCGGTCGTACTCACGATGGGCGACATGCTGGCCCCGGTGCTCGCCAGTGCGGTGATCGCGTACCTGCTCGAAGGCCTGGTCGTGATACTCGAAGACCGGGGGCTGCCGCGTTGGATCTCGGTCACTCTTGTATTCGTCGTGTTCGTGCTGTTCCTTGCGCTGGTTCTGTTCGGCCTGATGCCGATGCTGTCCCGCCAGGTTACCGAACTGATCCAGCAATTGCCGGTCATGATCTCGGTCGGTCAGCAGGCCTTGATGACCCTGCCAGAGCGCTTCCCCGATGTGATCTCACCCGCGCAGGCGCAGGAGATACTGGATGGGATCCGCCGTGAGATCGGCAGCTATGGGCAGGAGGTGCTAACGATGTCGATCTCTTCGGTCGTCGGCGTGCTGACCATCGTCGTCTACCTCGTTCTGATGCCGATGCTGGTGTTCTTCTTTCTCAAGGACAAAGACATCATCGTGCGCTGGTTCAGCAACTTCATGCCGACAGAGCGCAGCCTGGCCAACCTCGTTTGGCTGGAGGTCGATCGGCAGATCGCGAACTATGTGCGCGGCAAGTTCTGGGAGATCATCATCGTGTGGGCCGCGAGCTTCGTGGCTTTCTCGTACTTCGGCCTGCAGTACGCGATGCTGCTGGCTGTCATCGTCGGCCTATCGGTTGTGGTGCCCTATGTGGGCGCGACCGTGGTGACCTTCCCGGTGGTGTTGGTGGCATGGTTCCAATGGGGCTGGGGACAGGATTTCATCTGGGTGTCGGTCACCTACCTGATCATCCAGGCGCTCGACGGCAACGTGTTGGTGCCGCTGCTGTTCGGGGAGGTCGTCAACCTGCACCCGATCGCCATCATTGTCGCGATCCTGGTGTTCGGTGGGCTATGGGGATTCTGGGGCGTGTTCTTCGCGATCCCGCTGGCGACGCTGGTCAACGCGGTATTGCGTGCCTGGCCGGCACGCAAACCGCTTCCCAAGCCTGCTTGACGATCAGCCGCGGATCGGCCGATACCGGCTTACGACTTGTTGGTCTTGATGCCGAACGGCACGTATGCTGGACACCAGCCGATGGCCGCGGTGAACAGCGGGACCAGACCGATAGCGCCCAGCCAGTTCTGTTCGACATATCCCCATGCAATGATGGCGATGCCTGCAATTGCGCGGATCGCGCGATCGACGGTACCTACGTTCTTGCTCATGCTCTTTCTCCTGAAAACGTGTTCGGCGTTATGACACGCTTAGAGTAGAGAGCGGCTGCGGCGGTGTCAGTGACTAAATCACATTGACTGGGAGACCGAATGAAGCGCATCTGCGTCGCCGAGTTCGATGCGCCCGCGGCTCAATTGCAGCAGCCCGCGCTGTTCGAAATCCTTGAGCATGCGGCTGACGACCTCGCGTGACGTGCCGAGGTCGGCGGCAATCTTCTGATGTGTCGCCTGCAGCACCGGCCCATGGTGTTCGGCGTGGTCGGCAAGGTATTCGCCCAGGCGTTCATCCATGCGTCGAAAGGCCACTTCTTCGACCAGGCTGATCACGTCGCCAAGGCGCTCGGCCAGTAGCTTCCAGAGAAACTGTCGCCATACCGCCGATTCGCCCATCCACGTCGTCACCTGACGTTGCGGGATCAGCACCGCTTCGAGTTCGGTCTCGACTGTGGCATTGGCCGGGAAGCGTTCGCCGCTGAGCATGCACGACGCAGTCAGAATGCAGCATTCTCCCGGCTCAACCCGGTACAGCGTGATTTCGCGGCCTGACTCGGCCAGCTTAAATACACGTGCTGCGCCTGAGACAACCAGCGCGAGATGGTGGCACTCGTCGCCTTCGTAGCAGATGTTGCAGCCGCGCTCCAGTTCCACGGCGGCTGTGGCGGTCGTGATCCGTTCGCGCAACCAAGCATCGGCAGCAATGTTCGGAAAGTGGCGGTTGAATGCACTCAGTTGCGCGCTGTCGAGCATTGCTCAGATGACGACCTGCGAGAAGTCGTAGTCCATGTCTTCGAGCGCCCGCTGAATGAAGTTGCCTTGCAGATAGTCGGCCCCGGATGACCAGTGCAGGTCGATACTGCGCGGGTCGTCGATGTTCGACACGATGACCTTGGCTGAGGCTTCGTGCGCCTGGCGGATGACGCTGCTGATCACGGCGCGGTCGGCCTTGAGCAGGCGAGGGGCTATGTTGATGTAATTGGCGTGCAGGTACTTGAGCACCTTGAACGCCGCATCCTTCTCAGGAAAGCGCGACAAGGAAACCTCGATGTCCATATCGCGCAGCCGCCCGATGTTGCGCTTGGCGGCTTTCAGGTCATGCGAGATGTCCGGCAGGCGGAAGTCCAGGACCAGGCCGGTGCCGTTGGAACGCTTCTGGTGCAGTTGCTCCGAGAGGTAGTCGGGCAGGCGGCTGTCGAGTGCGCTGTACACCGACTGATGCGCGAAGATCTGCGTGCGTCGGCCGGTGTCGCGGCGCTTCTTGAGGATGTCGATAGCGTGGTCGAGTATCCAGTGGTCGAGATCGGTGGCCACACCGGCCGCGTCGGCAGCCTCGATCAATTCACGGTCGCCGAGCAGATCGCCCTCGGCATTCGCGACCCGCAGCAGGATTTCGTAGGCCTCGCTGCCGCGCGTCTGCAGGTCGAGCATCGGCTGATACTGGACGATGAAGCTGTCGTTGTTCAGCGCGTCGCGCACCCGATCGCGCAGTTCGTTGTCAGGTGCGGCCTTCGGTTGCTTCGTTGTTTCGGCGAAGATATGCGTAACGATGCGGTTGCCGCCTTGTGCGCCGGCCTGATCGCAGGCTGCCTTGGCGCGGTTCAGTATGCCGGTGGCGTCGTCGTAGCGTTCGCTGATCACGCACAGGCCGATACTGCCGGTCGGCGAGGTATCTGAAGAAAAGCAATGATCGGAGAGCTGCGACAGCAGGCGTTTTGCCAGCCCTTCGATGCCGGCATTGGTGTCGCGCTTCAACAGCACGCCGAAGGTGTGTTCGTCGATGCGTGCCGCCACATCGCGATCGCCGATCGCATCCATGATCACGCCACCGAACTCCGCCATCAGGTGATCGATGCCGCCGATGCCCAGCTGCAGTTTCAGATCAGGCAGGTGATCGGGGCGAACGATGACAACGGCCGACACGCCGCTCTTGTCGTTGGCGTCCAGTACGCGGGCAACGCGATCCAACAGGTGCTTGCGTGAAAACAGGCCGGTCACACGGTCGCGCTTCGGCGGTTGCCCGGTTGCACTCATCACCTGGCGCGAGCGGCGGATCCGGCTTTCGACCACGGTCAGCAGATGTTTCGGGCGAATCGGCTTGGCAACAAAATCGTCACCACCGACGCTCAAGGCATCCAGTTGCTTGTCGGTGTTCTGCTCACCCGACAGGAACACGATCGGTACCGCGACAAACTCCGGCAGGTCACGGATCACCGTGGTCAGCTCCAGGCCGTTGACCTCCGGCATGTAGATGTCCATCAGGATCAGGTCGGGCTTGAAGGTGCGTAGCTGGTCGATCACTTTGACCGGCTCGGTAACTTCGAGCGTTTCGATGCCGGATTTCTTCAGGATCGATCCGGCGAATTCGGCCTGGGTGGGGTCGTCCTCGACGATCAGTACACGGAACGGCTTGGTTTGTTCAGGACGCATCAGGTCGCGGATCTGTTTCGCGACGATCGGCGCATCCAGTGGAGCCACGAAGAATCCGTCGCTGCCCGCGCGGATAGCCTCGACACGCTGTTGCAGCGCCGATGAATCGCTGACCACCAGCAGCGGGATATGCTGCGTGCCCGCATCGCGCGCCTCTTCGAGATCGGACGCTATCGCCTGCAGGTCATTCAATTTGGCGGCATCGGCGACGATCACCTTCGGTCGCCGCGACCGCAATACGTCCAGCAGCTCCCGGCCGCGAGCGAAGTATTCGACCTTGCAGTCGAGCTTGCCCAGCGCCGTCGCCAGGTCGGACGTGATGCCGGTCTGGTCGCCAAGCATGAAGACGGCGACTTCGGTGGTCGCGGGGGCGCTGGGTTTTTCCTGCTCGCTGGCAGTGCACAAGTCGGATGCCGTTCGCAGGGCGCGAAGCAATCCGCTGATGGCGTCCACCTGCGCCTCGCCGGGCTCGATATCGGCGCCGACAAATGAACTTAGGTAGACTTCGAGCGAGAAAACGCTTTCGTTGAGTTGAAACAGGCCGAACGTCTTGCTCGACTCGGAGATCTCCTGAACGCGCTCGTACAGCGCATCGAGTTGTCGTTGATCCCAGTTGCCGTCGCTGATCTTGGCCCAGATGTCTTCGATGGCAGCCACCCGCTTGGGCAACTGCTGAACGAACGCATCTTTGTCTTTGATCTTCGCTGGGGCTAAATCGTCCGGCGATGGCGCCATGAGGTACAACCCTTATTCCTTGCCGAGTAACACGGTTCCGGCGCCTCGCGAGTTGGCGCGGGCCGGATTGCCACGATAGGCTATCACCGCGTGTTCTGCCACAATCATACATCCTAACGCGCTGTTTCGATTAAACAATACAATGATCTGGCGCATCGCGACGTTGTACCGAGGAGATCTTTCAATCCGTGACCCCTTTGGACGGGCATAACGCCCCCCCCACCGCCACTGAAAATGCGCCTGACCTCGGGCCGGCGCTGGAGCAGATGATCGGTATCGACAACCTGCGTCAGGCTGTCCGTTTGGCCGGTCTGTCCGGCGGGGTGTTGCTGATTCTGGTGGCGTTGGTCGCGCAGCTCGGTTCAGCCGAGACGCACCTCGGCAGCACCTGGTTGATGTGGGCCACGGCGCCGGCGTTGATTGCTGCGTTCGGCGGTCCGGTCGTCGGCAGCAAGTTCCTCAGCAGGCGCTCGCTGGGAATTTGGCGGGTGGTGACCCTGATCGTTATGACACTTAACGGCAGTGCCTGGTGTTTCGCCACAGCGATCGCGGTCGGGCCGTCGACGTCGTCTGCGGTGATGCTGGTGGTGGCTACGCTGGCAATGGCGTTTGCGCTGCTGCCGATGTTGTCCTGGGCGACCGGGCTGGTTATCCAAATGGTGGTGCAGCTGTTCTGCATCGGCCTGTTCGCCATGATCTCGGGTTATACCGGCGGGGCGTTGTTGCTGCCGCTCGGTCTATGGTCGGCGCTGGCCTTCCTTGCATTGATCGCAGCGGTGT
This window encodes:
- a CDS encoding OmpP1/FadL family transporter, with amino-acid sequence MAQTLRAHPSIKTLFVAGTVGLSCSQLTQAAGFALIEQSVSDMGTAYAGAAATAQSVDTLYFNPAGMTRLPGTNAGGAVHLILPQTEFNNEGTTFSPLLGGAAITGSDGGDASELAPVPHGYITHQLNDRVWVGLAINAPFGLKTEYDDDWVGRYHAIKSEVKTININPSIAYKASDKVSLSAGISAMYLEGEFTNAIDFGALNLIPLADGGLGGGLGAVFPGQADGHVVVQGDSWGFGYNLGMLVQLSESTRVGIHYRSEVEQNIKGDAKFTLPTPALAGTFSNTDVEADVDLPAMVSVSGFHQLNGEWALVADYTWTGWSSIPELRFEFENGLPDGVTTFDWKDTNRVSFGAMYSPSGSSWTYRAGVAYDESPIRDAESRTARLPDADRIWLTVGAGFAPSKNLKIDIGYAHLFINDPKIEKTGLEAEDVTRGALIGSYDSSVDILSVAARYQF
- a CDS encoding selenium metabolism-associated LysR family transcriptional regulator; the protein is MADRRLQVFHTVARLLSFTKAAETLHMTQPAVTFQVRQLEEYFNTRLFDRTHNRISLTEAGARVYEYADKIFELYGEMENAVREMTGEISGSLTIGASTTIAEYMLPALLGDFRAKYPDVSIHLKVANTDGIVSMVENNTIDLGVVEAPVSNKNLVVDECRRDNLVAIVPPGHPKAGRKQISLDELLEYPFICREEGSGTREVIAEHMNQNSNCQRCMDVAMELGSPEAVKGAVEAGMGISVVSNATIQKELRLGTLVAIDLDPPLERPFSFVHQKQKFRVRVMEELLDFARAYCEEHRDS
- a CDS encoding AI-2E family transporter, whose amino-acid sequence is MRLITDWFKRTFSDPQIVFLTLVLAIGFAVVLTMGDMLAPVLASAVIAYLLEGLVVILEDRGLPRWISVTLVFVVFVLFLALVLFGLMPMLSRQVTELIQQLPVMISVGQQALMTLPERFPDVISPAQAQEILDGIRREIGSYGQEVLTMSISSVVGVLTIVVYLVLMPMLVFFFLKDKDIIVRWFSNFMPTERSLANLVWLEVDRQIANYVRGKFWEIIIVWAASFVAFSYFGLQYAMLLAVIVGLSVVVPYVGATVVTFPVVLVAWFQWGWGQDFIWVSVTYLIIQALDGNVLVPLLFGEVVNLHPIAIIVAILVFGGLWGFWGVFFAIPLATLVNAVLRAWPARKPLPKPA
- a CDS encoding YgaP family membrane protein, which translates into the protein MSKNVGTVDRAIRAIAGIAIIAWGYVEQNWLGAIGLVPLFTAAIGWCPAYVPFGIKTNKS
- a CDS encoding Crp/Fnr family transcriptional regulator, whose amino-acid sequence is MLDSAQLSAFNRHFPNIAADAWLRERITTATAAVELERGCNICYEGDECHHLALVVSGAARVFKLAESGREITLYRVEPGECCILTASCMLSGERFPANATVETELEAVLIPQRQVTTWMGESAVWRQFLWKLLAERLGDVISLVEEVAFRRMDERLGEYLADHAEHHGPVLQATHQKIAADLGTSREVVSRMLKDFEQRGLLQLSRGRIELGDADALHSVSQSM
- a CDS encoding EAL domain-containing protein; the protein is MAPSPDDLAPAKIKDKDAFVQQLPKRVAAIEDIWAKISDGNWDQRQLDALYERVQEISESSKTFGLFQLNESVFSLEVYLSSFVGADIEPGEAQVDAISGLLRALRTASDLCTASEQEKPSAPATTEVAVFMLGDQTGITSDLATALGKLDCKVEYFARGRELLDVLRSRRPKVIVADAAKLNDLQAIASDLEEARDAGTQHIPLLVVSDSSALQQRVEAIRAGSDGFFVAPLDAPIVAKQIRDLMRPEQTKPFRVLIVEDDPTQAEFAGSILKKSGIETLEVTEPVKVIDQLRTFKPDLILMDIYMPEVNGLELTTVIRDLPEFVAVPIVFLSGEQNTDKQLDALSVGGDDFVAKPIRPKHLLTVVESRIRRSRQVMSATGQPPKRDRVTGLFSRKHLLDRVARVLDANDKSGVSAVVIVRPDHLPDLKLQLGIGGIDHLMAEFGGVIMDAIGDRDVAARIDEHTFGVLLKRDTNAGIEGLAKRLLSQLSDHCFSSDTSPTGSIGLCVISERYDDATGILNRAKAACDQAGAQGGNRIVTHIFAETTKQPKAAPDNELRDRVRDALNNDSFIVQYQPMLDLQTRGSEAYEILLRVANAEGDLLGDRELIEAADAAGVATDLDHWILDHAIDILKKRRDTGRRTQIFAHQSVYSALDSRLPDYLSEQLHQKRSNGTGLVLDFRLPDISHDLKAAKRNIGRLRDMDIEVSLSRFPEKDAAFKVLKYLHANYINIAPRLLKADRAVISSVIRQAHEASAKVIVSNIDDPRSIDLHWSSGADYLQGNFIQRALEDMDYDFSQVVI